Proteins from one Elgaria multicarinata webbii isolate HBS135686 ecotype San Diego chromosome 3, rElgMul1.1.pri, whole genome shotgun sequence genomic window:
- the RAB24 gene encoding ras-related protein Rab-24 — translation MSGQRVDAKVVMLGKEYVGKTSLVERYVHNRFLVGPYQNTIGAAFVAKVMPVGGRTVTLGIWDTAGSERYEAMSRIYYRGAKAAIVCYDLTDSSSFQRAKFWVNELQNFEENCRIYLCGTKSDLLDEDRRRRGIDFHDVQDYADAIKAELFETSSKTGQNVDELFQKVAEDYVQFAAFEMTEEKGVDLSQKSSTTYFYSCCHH, via the exons ATGAGTGGACAGCGTGTGGATGCCAAAGTTGTGATGCTGGGCAAAGAGTACGTGGGCAAGACCAGCTTGGTGGAGAGATATGTTCACAATCGCTTCCTGGTGGGACCCTATCAAAAT ACAATAGGTGCTGCATTTGTGGCCAAGGTGATGCCCGTGGGAGGCCGGACAGTGACCTTGGGAATCTGG GATACAGCTGGCTCGGAGAGGTATGAGGCCATGAGCCGGATATACTACCGTGGGGCAAAAGCTGCCATCGTATGTTATG ATCTTACTGATAGCAGCAGTTTCCAGAGAGCAAAATTTTGGGTGAACGAGCTGCAGAACTTTGAGGAG AACTGCAGGATCTATTTGTGTGGCACTAAGAGTGACTTGTTGGACGAGGATAGGCGAAGGCGGGGAATTGATTTCCATGATGTTCAGGACTATGCTGATG CGATCAAAGCTGAGCTATTTGAAACCTCGAGTAAGACCGGGCAGAATGTGG atGAACTCTTCCAGAAGGTGGCTGAGGATTATGTGCAGTTCGCTGCCTTTGAGATGACAG aggaAAAAGGAGTCGATCTGAGCCAAAAGAGCAGCACCACCTACTTCTACAGCTGTTGCCATCACTGA